One window from the genome of Podospora pseudocomata strain CBS 415.72m chromosome 1 map unlocalized CBS415.72m_1.2, whole genome shotgun sequence encodes:
- the XYL2_2 gene encoding Endo-1,4-beta-xylanase 2 (EggNog:ENOG503NU8H; COG:Q), with protein MSSNLSFVLNKPNDVSFEERPIPKLKSPHDVLVAINYTGICGSDVHYWVHGAIGHFVVKDPMVLGHESAGTVVEVGSGVTDLKKGDRVALEPGYPCRRCPDCLGGSYNLCHEMVFAATPPYDGTLTGFWSAPHDFCYKLPDNVSLQEGALIEPLAVAVHIVKQARVQPGNSVVVMGAGPVGLLCAAVAASFGATKIVQVDIVQSKLDFAKSFAATHTYLSQRVSAEENAKNLIASANLGKGADVVIDASGAEPSIQTSLHVVRMGGTYVQGGMGKSDINFPIMALCLKEVTARGSFRYGSGDYKLAIELVAAGKVDVKKLVNGVVAFKDAESAFKKVKEGEVIKILIAGPNEKVETELDTSVDPAKLEAAKGNTGCC; from the exons ATGTCTTCC AACCTTTCTTTCGTCCTCAACAAGCCCAATGACGTCTCCTTCGAGGAGCGCCCAATCCCCAAGCTCAAGTCCCCCCACGATGTTCTCGTCGCCATCAACTACACCGGCATCTGCGGCTCTGATGTCCACTACTGGGTCCACGGTGCCATTGGCCACTTCGTCGTGAAGGACCCCATGGTCCTCGGCCACGAGTCCGCCGGTACCGTCGTTGAGGTCGGCTCCGGAGTCACAGACCTCAAGAAGGGCGACCGTGTTGCCCTCGAGCCCGGCTACccctgccgccgctgccccgACTGCCTCGGCGGCAGCTACAACCTCTGCCACGAGATGGTCTTCGCCGCCACACCCCCTTACGACGGCACGCTAACAGGCTTCTGGTCCGCTCCCCACGACTTCTGCTATAAGCTGCCCGACAACGTGTCTCTCCAAGAGGGCGCCCTCATCGAGCCTCTCGCCGTGGCTGTTCACATCGTCAAGCAGGCCCGCGTCCAGCCTGGCAACAGCGTTGTCGTCATGGGCGCCGGTCCCGTCGGCCTCCTCTGTGCCGCCGTCGCTGCCTCCTTCGGCGCCACCAAGATCGTCCAGGTCGACATTGTCCAGTCGAAACTGGACTTTGCCAAGTCCTTCGCCGCCACCCACACCTACCTCTCCCAGCGTGTCTCCGCCGAGGAGAATGCCAAGAACCTCATCGCCTCTGCCAACCTCGGCAAGGGCGCCGACGTTGTCATTGACGCCTCCGGTGCCGAGCCTAGCATCCAGACCTCCCTCCACGTTGTCCGCATGGGTGGCACCTACGTCCAGGGCGGCATGGGCAAGTCGGACATCAACTTCCCTATCATGGCTCTCTGCCTGAAGGAGGTGACGGCCCGTGGCTCGTTCCGCTACGGCAGCGGTGATTACAAGCTTGCTATTGAGCTCGTGGCCGCTGGCAAGGTTGACGTCAAGAAGCTCGTCAATGGCGTCGTTGCGTTCAAGGATGCCGAGTCGGCgttcaagaaggtcaaggagggtgaggtcaTCAAGATTCTCATTGCCGGCCCCAACGAGAAGGTGGAGACCGAGCTTGACACCTCTGTTGACCCTGCCAAGCTTGAGGCGGCCAAGGGCAACACTGGCTGCTGCTAA
- the MIC60 gene encoding MICOS complex subunit mic60 (EggNog:ENOG503Q4FA; COG:M), whose protein sequence is MLRTSIRSVRALGSRPTAAVAGRQWQASAARRAVVSGQRFYADDKKPLVDEAKLPAAETLTAPTTPPPPPPQTTPAATITPEQAPLTPPAPGPAVVPPPPPPVAPIVPKKKGFFRRLRNFLLKLVLLGVLGFGGGVWYSRINDNFHDFFTQYVPYGEEAVLYLEELDFRKRFPNVANRVTGRRADTASEQVSIPAQSGASWRVADGDHAGRQSSGVAQKVVAAKDAVKDTVKDIVKPEPAAVTKATTETAALPRVEAKDAALEKKVKGVEEKKEIAVIPAAATSSKPKEFRAPDVNEPSVWPPASPIDPLSVPHADDAIVQQLVHMLNDIITVINYDGAADKYSQTIWKAKDEVSKVGERILSIKSAAEEEAAKQVKARIDSFDKHANDLVSRLEAIMLAQEQQWRREFEAEVERLKHNYDDKIKLIQEREQKLSEQKLQNKLLEQAVELQRQFSRDIKKHVEEEREGRLGRIESLSRAVSELEKLTTGLNEVVDTNLRTQQLHVAVEAVRASLEDAHHPRPFIKELVALKEIAADDPVVDAAIASIHPSAYQRGISTSAELIDRFRRVAAEVRKASLLPEDAGVASHASSYLLSKVMFKKQGLAAGDDVESILTRTQTFLEEGDLDNAAREMNTLGGWAKTLSRDWLSEVRKVLEVQQALDVITTEARLQSLKVE, encoded by the exons atgTTGCGTACATCGATACGATCAGTGAGGGCGCTGGGCAGCAGGCCTACGGCTGCCGTTGCCGGGCGCCAATGGCAGGCTTCCGCAGCCCGACGTGCGGTTGTCTCGGGTCAG AGATTCTATgccgacgacaagaagccCCTCGTTGACGAAGCAAAGCTTCCCGCCGCTGAGACCCTTACTGCCCCAacaactcccccaccacctcctccccagactACCCCCGCCGCGACGATTACTCCCGAGCAAGCACCCTTGACACCACCTGCCCCTGGCCCCGCCGTTgtaccccctcctcctcctcccgtcgCTCCCATCgtccccaagaagaagggcttCTTCCGCAGACTTCGCAACTTCCTCCTGAAGCTCGTACTTCTCGGTGTCCTCGGGTTTGGTGGCGGCGTTTGGTACTCCCGCATCAATGACAACTTCCACGACTTCTTCACCCAATATGTCCCCTACGGCGAGGAGGCCGTTCTATACCTTGAGGAGCTCGACTTTAGGAAACGCTTCCCCAACGTTGCGAACCGGGTAACAGGCAGACGGGCCGATACGGCCAGCGAGCAAGTCAGCATCCCAGCCCAGAGCGGTGCGTCATGGAGGGTGGCCGATGGTGACCATGCCGGCCGCCAGTCGAGCGGTGTGGCCCAAAAGGTTGTTGCTGCGAAGGACGCCGTCAAGGACACTGTCAAGGATATCGTCAAGCCCGAGCCTGCTGCTGTAACCAAGGCCACGACGGAGACTGCGGCTCTTCCTAGAGTCGAAGCCAAGGATGCGGccctggagaagaaggtcaagggtgtggaggagaagaaggagattgctGTGATTCCGGCTGCCGCTACTtcttccaagcccaaggagtTCAGGGCCCCTGATGTCAACGAGCCTTCTGTGTGGCCCCCTGCTTCGCCAATCGATCCTCTGTCTGTTCCCCATGCCGACGACGCCATCGTTCAACAATTGGTTCATATGctcaacgacatcatcacggTGATCAACTACGACGGTGCCGCCGACAAGTACTCCCAGACCATCTGGAAGGCCAAGGATGAGGTCAGCAAAGTCGGAGAGAGAATTCTCAGCATCAAGTCTGctgcggaggaagaggctgccAAGCAGGTCAAGGCCCGCATCGACTCATTCGACAAGCATGCCAACGACCTTGTGTCTCGTTTGGAGGCTATCATGCTGGCCCAGGAGCAGCAGTGGCGTCGGGAGTttgaggctgaggttgagagATTGAAGCACAACTACGACGACAAGATCAAGCTGATTCAGGAGCGTGAGCAGAAACTTTCTGAGCAGAAGCTCCAGAACAAACTTTTGGAGCAAGCTGTCGAGCTGCAGCGTCAGTTTTCTCGGGACATCAAAAagcatgtcgaggaggagcgtgAAGGACGTCTTGGCCGTATCGAGTCTCTCTCCAGGGCTGTCTCTGAACTCGAGAAGCTTACTACTGGTTTGAACGAGGTCGTTGACACCAACCTGCGGACCCAACAACTCCACGTCGCTGTTGAGGCCGTCCGTGCCAGCTTGGAGgatgcccaccacccccggccaTTCATCAAGGAGCTTGTCGCTCTCAAGGAGATCGCCGCTGACGACCCGGTTGTCGATGCGGCCATCGCCTCCATCCACCCTTCTGCTTACCAGCGCGGTATTTCTACTTCCGCCGAGCTGATTGACAGATTCCGCCGCGTTGCCGCCGAGGTGCGCAAGGCGTCTCTTCTTCCCGAGGATGCTGGTGTCGCTAGCCACGCCTCTAGCTACCTCTTGAGCAAGGTGATGTTCAAGAAGCAGGGCTTGGCGGCCGGTGACGATGTTGAGAGCATTCTTACCCGCACTCAGAccttcttggaggagggcgaccTTGACAACGCGGCGCGTGAGATGAACACCCTTGGTGGGTGGGCCAAGACGCTGAGCAGGGACTGGCTGAGCGAGGTGCGcaaggtgttggaggtgcAGCAGGCTTTGGAC GTCATCACAACCGAGGCCAGACTGCAAAGTTTGAAGGTGGAGTAA
- a CDS encoding uncharacterized protein (COG:U; EggNog:ENOG503NZ8R): MSSYVELSGFGRPRRGSSAASDTSSAGTVTRGQDREQELGSMYDYLAKIILLGPSGTGKSCLLHRFVKSEWRVLSSQTIGVEFASKIIKVGTGARRKRIKLQLWDTAGTERFRSVSRSYYRGAAGAILVYDVTSHASFNSLQPFLNDARALASPNLSLLLVGNKVDLAASQTGAYSDYEDNDDWGRDNRLGAGGGRGGGLPTPSSIASSSVTSFQTTTTTMTDRTEQGGRGQQTPMVPSSYSSMSTIHPGLGSQLKATIAPDGREVGAVEASRWANTVNIPVTMEVSALSGEGVDEVFGRLARMILTKIELGEIDPDDPMSGIQYGDAGALWNAGASDGGSIKSTLTADDVGVGGRRRRGKPKRMGQGGLREWEEVFTLTGRRRNRGCC; this comes from the exons TCGGCCGGCCCCGCCGGGGATCCTCCGCCGCGAGCGACACGAGCAGCGCCGGCACAGTCACCCGCGGACAGGACAGAGAACAAGAGCTAGGGAGCATGTACGACTACTTGGCCAAAATCATACTGCTAGGTCCAAGCGGGACTGGAAA GTCCTGTCTCCTCCATCGTTTCGTCAAGTCCGAGTGGCGCGTGCTATCCTCCCAGACTATCGGCGTCGAGTTTGCCTCCAAGATCATCAAAGTCGGTACCGGCGCAAGGAGGAAGCGAATCAAACTCCAGCTTTGGGATACCGCGGGCACGGAAAGGTTCAGGTCGGTGTCGAGGTCGTACTATCGGGGCGCGGCGGGCGCGATACTGGTGTATGATGTCACCAGCCATGCGAGCTTCAACAGTCTGCAGCCTTTTCTGAACGATGCGAGGGCGCTGGCGAGTCCGAATTTGAgtctgttgttggtggggaaTAAAGTTGACTTGGCGGCTAGCCAGACGGGAGCGTACTCGGATTATGAGGATAATGATGACTGGGGGAGGGACAATAGGCTAGGAgcagggggtgggaggggtggggggttgccGACGCCGAGCAGTATCGCCAGTAGCAGTGTTACTTCTTTTCAGACTACGACTACGACGATGACGGATCGGACTGAgcaaggggggaggggtcagCAGACGCCGATGGTGCCGAGTTCGTATTCTAGTATGTCGACTATTCACCCGGGGCTGGGGTCACAACTGAAGGCGACGATTGCGccggatgggagggaggtcgGCGCGGTTGAGGCGTCGAGGTGGGCGAACACGGTGAACATTCCTGTGACGATGGAGGTTTCGGCGCTGAgtggggagggtgtggatgAGGTCtttgggaggttggcgaggatgatttTGACCAAGATTGAGTTGGGAGAGATTGATCCTGACGATCCGATGAGTGGGATTCAGTATGGTGATGCTGGCGCGCTGTGGAATGCTGGCGCAAGTGATGGCGGGAGCATCAAGAGCACTTTGACGGCTGATGACGTTGGCGtcgggggaagaaggagaaggggaaagccAAAACGGATGGGACAGGGTGGGCTGAGAGAATGGGAGGAAGTCTTCACGCTGAcgggaaggagaagaaacagggggtgttgttga
- the MET7 gene encoding Folylpolyglutamate synthetase (EggNog:ENOG503NUTU; COG:H), with the protein MHHVLKRKAIFGGLPTTSFKSTTTSNTLISILVSYRRQHFSEMASRTYNDAIDTLNTLQTPFAVIEARRKAGIRPDANSVQEMRGYLARIGYSTSSDLEKLNIVHVAGTKGKGSTCAFVDSILSKWHQTKGIPKKVGLFTSPHLIAVRERIRINSQPISEEMFARYFFEVWERLEDNSTVATDLVEPGTKPIYARYLTLMSYHVYLSEGVDVAIYETGIGGEYDATNVVERPVASGISTLGIDHVYVLGDTVDKIAWHKAGILKKGSPGFTIEQVGSAAEVLKNRAEEKGVDLKVLEVDQRLQGVGVRPDANFQKKNATLAIALAETALKKLDPDFKPDAAALPSEFVDGIEQVVWRGRCEVKEEDNIIWHVDGAHTVDSLKMAARWFVEETKTEGKGPKVLIFNQQGRSEAVDFLDGLCNTVKNADSTGQGFQHVIFCTNVTYATTGYKRDFVNHQYNPADIEKMTQQRIFAEKWASLDTSAKILVIPSIEEAINTARGLANSEGEDGSKVQALITGSLHLVGGALGILEKADAL; encoded by the exons ATGCATCATGTGCTGAAGCGAAAAGCAATCTTCGGCGGTTTACCGACGACATCTTtcaagtccaccaccacaagtAATACCCTCATCTCTATTCTTGTCAGCTACCGGCGGCAACACTTTTCAGAGATGGCGTCAAGAACATATAAT GACGCAATcgacaccctcaacaccctccagaCCCCCTTCGCTGTCATTGAGGCCCGCCGGAAAGCAGGCATTCGCCCCGATGCGAACTCCGTCCAGGAAATGAGAGGCTATCTGGCCCGGATAGGTTACTCGACATCATCTGatctcgagaagctcaacaTCGTGCACGTTGCTGGCAccaaggggaagggaagcaCGTGTGCTTTTGTCGATTCCATCTTGTCAAAATGGCACCAGACGAAAGGGATTCCAAAAAAAGTTGGCTTATTCACCAGCCCACATTTGATCGCAGTCCGCGAAAGGATACGAATCAATTCTCAGCCGATTTCAGAGGAGATGTTTGCAAGGTATTTCTTCGAGGTCTGGGAGAGGCTAGAGGACAACAGCACAGTTGCGACTGATCTCGTCGAGCCTGGCACGAAACCAATCTACGCGCGGTACCTGACTCTCATGAGCTACCATGTCTACCTGTCGGAAGGCGTCGACGTTGCCATTTATGAGACGGGAATAGGAGGCGAGTACGATGCCACGAATGTGGTGGAGCGGCCTGTGGCGAGCGGCATCAGCACATTGGGCATTGATCATGTCTATGTGTTGGGCGACACAGTTGACAAGATCGCGTGGCACAAGGCAGGAATCTTGAAGAAAGGCAGCCCTGGTTTCACCATCGAGCAGGTCGGTTCTGCTGCCGAGGTGCTCAAGAACAgagcggaggagaagggtgtcGATCTGAAGGTCCTCGAGGTCGATCAAAGGCTCCAAGGCGTGGGAGTTAGGCCCGATGCGAATttccagaagaagaatgctACGCTCGCAATTGCTTTGGCTGAGACGGCGCTGAAAAAGCTGGATCCCGATTTTAAGCCGGATGCGGCGGCATTGCCAAGTGAGTTTGTTGATGGGATAGAACAAGTCGTTTGGAGGGGACGGTGTGAGGTCAAAGAAGAGGACAATATTATTTGGCACGTGGACGGTGCGCACACCGTGGATagcttgaagatggcggccaGGTGGTTCGTTGAGGAAACCAAGACTGAGGGCAAGGGACCAAAAGTTTTAATATTCAACCAACAAGGGCGGAGCGAGGCCGTCGACTTCCTGGACGGATTATGCAACACTGTGAAGAACGCCGATTCGACAGGTCAAGGGTTCCAGCATGTCATCTTCTGCACGAATGTCACATATGCCACGACGGGCTATAAGAGAG ACTTTGTGAATCACCAGTACAACCCAGCTGACATCGAGAAAATGACCCAGCAACGTATATTTGCTGAGAAATGGGCATCACTCGACACATCTGCCAAGATTCTAGTGATACCTAGCATTGAGGAAGCCATCAACACTGCGAGAGGGTTGGCAAATTctgagggagaagacggCAGCAAGGTACAAGCACTCATCACAGGCAGTTTACATCTTGTTGGCGGAGCATTGGGAATTTTGGAGAAAGCTGATGCTCTTTAA
- a CDS encoding uncharacterized protein (EggNog:ENOG503NUTU; COG:H), with translation MAPVRFHLSSHSQPNVAEPQLRMQAIYRSLSRQPAISTITNSRFQQPSFIPSRVPTSFSLPAYISSHPRRPIHITPNMSSSVSYQKALSRLSALQSNLAITSLFTVPLPDGTDRNAAAIPEMLFWLSRAGLSPESIASSGLKCVHVAGTKGKGSVSAFVGSILAQYSNPSTQKVGVYTSPHLVDQRERISLLSPQEKEGMINEEKFGKYVNLVWDTMTAEARKQLGAEAKEEELEGPGTKPFYFRFLTIVALRAFLDEGVRDAVVECGIGGEYDSTNVLTEESVSAAVVTQLGIDHVGMLGDTVEKIAWHKAGIFKRGVKAFTIRHPRETVGEVLRERAREKGAELVEIGEEEVKGWKGVEGGMLQGPFQKGNMALAVYAAREHLVKTGHEFEGRFGVDEEWGLDDIPDKFVKGLREASLRGRCEVVRDGKDGTEWLVDGAHTEDSLAGVGEWFASRAGDGLSVLVFNQQERDPKILLTALLKGAEKEASGSKEVFTHAFFTRNEELPPNEGEKRDLSVQTKALEIMKEYNGEVESRVSDNVQLTIEGVKYLTAKARAEGKECRVLATGSFHLVGTVLKRISA, from the exons ATGGC CCCGGTCAGATTTCACCTGAGCTCTCACTCACAGCCGAATGTCGCCGAACCTCAACTGAGAATGCAAGCTATCTATCGCTCACTTTCAAGACAACCTGCCATCAGCACCATCACAAATTCCCGCTTCCAGCAACCATctttcatcccatccagGGTGCCAACCTCTTTCTCGCTGCCGGCAtacatctcatctcatccccGACGACCCATCCACATAACCCCCAACATGTCCTCCTCTGTCTCTTACCAAAAAGCCCTCTCCCGGCTCTCCGCCCTCCAatccaacctcgccatcacctccctcttcacagTCCCCTTGCCAGATGGCACAGACCGCAACGCGGCCGCCATCCCCGAAATGCTCTTCTGGCTCTCCCGCGCGGGGCTCTCCCCCGAGAGCATCGCCTCCTCAGGCCTGAAATGCGTGCACGTCGCCGGGACAAAAGGCAAGGGCAGCGTCAGCGCTTTTGTAGGGAGCATCCTCGCACAAtactccaacccctccactcAAAAGGTGGGAGTGTACACCTCTCCCCATCTGGTTGACCAAAGGGAGCGGATCTCCCTTTTATCGCCacaggaaaaagaagggatGATTAATGAGGAGAAGTTTGGCAAGTACGTCAATCTGGTGTGGGATACCATGACTgcggaggcgaggaagcagCTTGGTGCCGaggcaaaagaagaggagttggaggggccGGGGACGAAGCCGTTTTATTTTCGGTTTCTGACCATTGTTGCCTTGAGGGCGTTTCTGGacgagggggtgagggatgcggtggtggagtgcGGGATTGGGGGGGAGTATGATTCTACTAATGTGCTCACGGAGGAGAGTGTCAGTGCTGCGGTGGTGACGCAGTTGGGGATTGATCATGTTGGTATGCTTGGGGATACTGTCGAAAAGATTGCGTGGCATAAGGCGGGGATTTTCAAACGGGGGGTGAAGGCTTTTACGATTAGGCATCCACGGGagacggtgggggaggttttgagggagagggcgagggaaaagggggcggaATTAGTGGAGattggtgaggaagaggtgaaggggtggaagggggtggaaggggggatgtTGCAGGGACCGTTTCAGAAGGGGAATATGGCTTTGGCTGTGTATGCTGCTCGGGAGCATCTTGTTAAAACAGGCCACGAGTTTGaagggaggtttggggttgatgaggagtggGGGCTGGATGATATACCGGATAAGTTTGTGAAGGGTCTTAGAGAGGCGAGTTTGAGAGGGAGATGTGAGGTTGTAAGGGATGGGAAGGATGGGACCGAGTGGCTTGTGGATGGAGCGCATACAGAGGATAGTTTGGCGGGTGTGGGAGAGTGGTTTGCTTCGAGGGCAGGAGATGGGCTGAGTGTTCTGGTGTTTAACCAGCAGGAACGGGACCCAAAGATACTGCTTACTGCGTTGCTCAAGGGCGCAGAGAAGGAAGCTAGTGGGTCAAAGGAGGTGTTTACACATGCTTTTTTCACGAGAAACGAAGAGCTACCGCCAAACGAAGGCGAGAAGAGAGACCTGAGTGTGCAGACGAAAGCACTCGAGATCATGAAGGAGTACAACGGTGAGGTGGAAAGTAGAGTGTCCGACAATGTTCAGTTGACTATTGAAGGGGTTAAATATTTGACAGCAAAGGCAAGAGCGGAAGGAAAGGAGTGCCGGGTGCTGGCGACGGGAAGTTTCCATCTTGTTGGGACTGTCTTGAAGAGAATCAGTGCATAG
- the MAN9 gene encoding Beta-mannosidase B (CAZy:GH2; EggNog:ENOG503NYVS; COG:G): protein MAPAAVIVVPVDKNWEFKQLDKEDAEFLPVSQFPTNVHLDLIHHKIIPDPFIGKNELDVQWVGEAQWVYKTTFKGQPVPEGAKAVLAFDGLDTFATVKVNGTTILETDNMFTPERVEVTGLLKEENELVISFDSAYLRGWKLVEKYPEHKWGVWNGDNSRLAVRKAQYHWGWDWGPALLTCGPWRPINLEIYETRLADLSFDSTISENLKSAGIKATAEVEGPGGKVKFELSLDGEQVASQTADANGSGSVTVSFHLDNPSLWYPFRYGEQPLYTLTATILSGDDEISSISKRIGLRRAELVQQPLLDQPGTSFFFRVNNIPIYCGGSDWIPADNFIPRITAQKYYEWISLIRDGNQFMVRVWGGGIYEEQAFYDACDELGVLVWQDFMFGCGNYPAWPELRKSIDREARENVKLLRHHPSIVIWAGNNEDYQYQESAGLTYDFENKDAESWLQTDFPARYIYEKILSDACAELIPGTFYHPGSPWGAGRDTHDATVGDIHQWNVWHGTQEKWQDFDKLSGRFVSEFGMQAFPDVKTIDAYLPLGKDDPDRYPQSSTVDFHNKADGHERRIALYLVENMRYAPDPLEQFVYSTQLMQAECLASAYRLWKRQWKGPGREYNAGALVWQINDCWPVTSWSIVDFYLRPKHAFYTVKREMAPVSAGITRKIHKHPRDKYTRVYIDTETKIEVWGSNLTLEDLTVDVVLKAWDVTTGELTLEKKIAEGLVLPENRSTEVGALDVPVGEKGKGEENKIVVTAYIVQNGKQIARYVNWPEPLKYVHLQKPKELKVVLNDDATVVDISAEVPVKGVALECEDDAVKFDDNLVDIVPGEVVSIAVKGATKETKISTRYLGMI, encoded by the exons ATGGCTCCCGCCGCCGTTATCGTGGTCCCCGTCGACAAGAACTGGGAGTTTAAGCAGCTCGACAAGGAAGACGCCGAGTTCCTCCCCGTTTCCCAGTTCCCGACCAACGTCCACCTCGACCTCATTCACCACAAGATCATCCCCGACCCCTTCATTGGCAAGAACGAGCTCGATGTGCAGTGGGTGGGCGAGGCGCAATGGGTCTACAAGACTACGTTCAAGGGACAGCCCGTCCCAGAGGGGGCCAAGGCTGTGTTGGCCTTCGACGGGTTGGACACCTTTGCGACTGTAAAGGTGAACGGGACCACGATCTTGGAGACAGATAATATGTTCACCCctgagagggtggaggtgacagggctgttgaaggaggagaacgAGCTTGTTATCAGCTTTGACAGTGCCTATCTCAGGGGCTGGAAGCTGGTTGAGAAGTATCCTGAACACAAGTGGGGTGTGTGGAATGGTGATAATTCGAGATTGGCTGTGAGGAAGGCGCAGTATCACTGG GGATGGGACTGGGGCCCGGCGCTCCTGACTTGCGGACCATGGCGGCCAATCAACCTCGAAATTTACGAAACGAGACTTGCAGACCTCAGCTTTGACAGCACCATCTCCGAGAATCTTAAGTCAGCCGGCATCAAGGCCACAGCTGAAGTTGAGGGGCCAGGTGGAAAGGTCAAATTTGAGCTCTCGCTTGATGGTGAACAAGTGGCATCCCAAACCGCAGACGCCAATGGCTCCGGCAGCGTCACAGTTTCCTTCCATCTCGACAATCCTTCGCTTTGGTATCCCTTCCGCTATGGAGAACAGCCCCTTTACACACTCACGGCCACTATCCTgagtggcgatgatgagattTCCAGCATCAGCAAACGGATCGGTCTTCGCCGGGCCGAGCTCGTTCAGCAACCACTCCTTGACCAGCCCGgaacctccttcttcttccgcGTCAACAACATTCCTATCTACTGCGGTGGCTCGGACTGGATCCCCGCCGACAACTTTATCCCCCGTATCACAGCCCAAAAATACTACGAATGGATTTCTCTTATCCGTGATGGCAACCAGTTCATGGTCCGTGTTTGGGGCGGCGGCATCTACGAGGAACAGGCCTTCTATGATGCATGCGACGAGCTCGGCGTTCTCGTGTGGCAAGACTTCATGTTCGGCTGTGGCAACTACCCTGCCTGGCCTGAGCTGAGGAAGTCTATTGACCGGGAGGCCCGTGAGAACGTCAAGCTCCTCAGACACCACCCTTCTATCGTCATCTGGGCTGGTAACAATGAGGACTACCAGTACCAGGAGTCTGCTGGGTTGACCTACGATTTTGAGAACAAGGACGCCGAATCTTGGCTTCAGACCGACTTCCCAGCGAGATACATCTATGAGAAGATTCTCAGTGATGCCTGCGCGGAACTTATTCCAGGCACTTTCTACCATCCTGGCAGTCCGTGGGGTGCGGGAAGGGATACACACGATGCCACGGTGGGCGATATCCACCAGTGGAACGTCTGGCATGGTACCCAGGAGAAGTGGCAGGATTTTGACAAGCTCTCTGGAAGATTCGTCAGCGAGTTTGGCATGCAGGCTTTCCCCGACGTCAAGACCATCGACGCGTATCTGCCTCTCGGCAAAGACGACCCGGACCGATACCCCCAGTCTTCCACTGTCGACTTCCACAACAAGGCCGACGGTCACGAGAGGAGAATCGCTCTGTATCTGGTGGAGAACATGAGATATGCCCCTGACCCCTTGGAACAGTTTGTCTACTCTACCCAGTTGATGCAGGCAGAGTGTCTTGCCAGCGCTTACAGACtctggaagaggcagtggAAGGGTCCAGGGAGGGAGTACAACGCGGGTGCTTTGGTGTGGCAGATCAATGACTGCTGGCCGGTGACGAGTTGGTCGATTGTGGACTTTTATCTCCGGCCAAAACACGCTTTTTACACGGTCAAGCGGGAGATGGCGCCCGTTTCGGCGGGGATCACGCGCAAGATTCACAAGCACCCCAGGGATAAGTACACGCGGGTGTATATCGACACTGAGACGAAGATTGAAGTCTGGGGGAGCAACCTTACCCTTGAGGATTTGACTGTTGATGTGGTACTCAAGGCTTGGGATGTTACTACTGGGGAGTTGACGCTTGAAAAGAAGATTGCCGAGGGGTTGGTCCTGCCAGAGAATAGATCGACAGAAGTGGGCGCGTTGGATGTTCCtgtgggggagaagggcaagggagaGGAGAACAAGATTGTCGTGACGGCGTATATTGTTCAGAATGGGAAGCAAATCGCGCGGTATGTCAACTGGCCGGAGCCGCTCAAGTATGTGCACCTCCAGAAGCCAAAGGAGCTCAAGGTGGTGCTCAATGATGATGCCACGGTTGTGGACATCAGCGCTGAGGTCCCCGTCAAGGGTGTCGCGCTGGAGTGCGAGGATGATGCGGTCAAGTTTGATGATAATTTGGTGGATATTGTTcctggggaggtggtttctATTGCTGTTAAGGGGGCGACGAAGGAGACCAAGATTTCGACGAGGTATTTGGGCATGATCTAG